In Brettanomyces bruxellensis chromosome 8, complete sequence, a genomic segment contains:
- the GUK1 gene encoding guanylate kinase, with protein sequence MPGRPIVVSGPSGTGKSTLLKRLFKEYPNKFGFSVSNTTRKPRPGEKDGVDYNFVTVEQFKSLIEEGAFIEWAQFSGNYYGTTVAAVKKVADGLKRTCILDIDMQGVKSVKKTDLNARFIFVAPPSLDELRKRLEGRGTETDDSVKQRLAAAKREMDFAETGAHDKIVVNDDLEKAYKELKEFIFAETV encoded by the coding sequence ATGCCAGGTCGTCCAATCGTTGTTTCAGGTCCTTCAGGTACAGGGAAATCCACTCTTTTAAAGAGGcttttcaaagaatatCCAAACAAGTTTGGCTTTTCGGTGTCTAACACAACCAGAAAGCCAAGACcaggtgaaaaagatgGTGTCGACTACAATTTTGTGACTGTGGAACAATTTAAAAGCCTCATTGAAGAAGGAGCTTTTATTGAGTGGGCCCAGTTCTCTGGAAACTACTATGGAACTACCGTTGCTGCTGTGAAAAAAGTCGCAGATGGCTTAAAGAGAACTTGTATATTAGACATTGATATGCAGGGTGTTAAATCCGTCAAGAAGACTGATTTGAATGCCAGATTTATCTTTGTCGCTCCACCATCATTGGATGAACTCAGAAAGAGATTGGAGGGAAGAGGAACAGAAACTGATGACAGTGTCAAACAAAGACTTGCAGctgcaaaaagagaaatggacTTTGCTGAAACAGGTGCTCATGATAAGATCGTCGTCAATGATGACTTAGAAAAGGCCTACAAGGAGTTGAAGGAATTCATATTTGCTGAAACTGTCTAG
- the RER1 gene encoding retention in endoplasmic reticulum protein 1 (BUSCO:EOG09265ANI) — MDSGAEASEGSSVKRLLYRIKNTYRYYLDYVTPYMIQRWIGTYVLFALFLARILLTEGWYIVCYTWAIYLLNMFLQFLTPKFDPSLEQEYENESIEEGTSKMDENDEEFKPFIRRLPEFRFWFKSTVATLIALFCSFFSIFDIPVFWPILVLYFIILFVLTMRRQIQHMLKYKYVPFDIGKTTYKNHK, encoded by the coding sequence ATGGATAGTGGTGCTGAAGCTTCGGAAGGAAGCTCTGTCAAGCGGTTACTTTACAGAATTAAAAACACATATAGGTATTACCTAGACTATGTGACACCATATATGATTCAGCGTTGGATAGGGACATATGTGCTTTTTGCTCTATTTCTTGCCAGAATCCTGCTTACAGAGGGTTGGTACATTGTTTGCTACACATGGGCTATATATCTTCTTAATATGTTTCTCCAGTTCCTCACACCAAAGTTTGATCCATCTTTAGAGCAAGAGTATGAAAACGAATCTATAGAAGAGGGAACATCAAAGATGGACGAAAATGATGAGGAATTTAAACCGTTTATACGTCGTTTGCCTGAGTTTCGTTTTTGGTTTAAGAGCACGGTTGCTACTTTAATTGCCTTGTTttgttcctttttctcaatcTTTGATATACCAGTCTTCTGGCCAATTTTAGTTCTTTACTTCATCATTTTGTTTGTCCTTACTATGAGAAGACAAATCCAACATATGCTCAAGTACAAATATGTTCCATTTGATATTGGAAAAACTACATACAAGAACCATAAATAA
- a CDS encoding uncharacterized protein (BUSCO:EOG09261PJZ) — MVPFVQYTQDELIRIAEALDKQLGPEFISKRKGPGYNSIQYLEGWKAINLANNIFGPNGWCTELKNFQVDYIDERGGSISMGLSAIVRVSLKDGTFHEDIGYGSIDNCRTKSAAFDKCKKEAVTDGMKRALRQFGNALGNCLYDKDFLSKITKVKQPPKNFDEENLMRVSVKKEKPDLNIASTNKLGASKDTATIKSSAITKRVGPTRSSQAASDDSFLFSDDWPEELSQKDDFAEKPIPDSEPEHDISNDNADNNKNSGPSTMENNSTKSSIPANVTFVAAKSAESILKDPSLQTSLKYDPSKQSQISKSTFINHARSGPVKRSTVSAFKKRDDNKENSVLGNRITRQASSSGKRLGLSSNIQPSKRMCK, encoded by the coding sequence ATGGTACCTTTTGTCCAATATACACAGGATGAACTGATCCGAATCGCAGAAGCCCTAGATAAGCAATTGGGACCAGAATTTATAAGCAAGAGAAAGGGACCAGGATACAACAGCATACAATATTTGGAGGGCTGGAAAGCGATAAATTTGGCAAATAACATATTTGGACCTAACGGGTGGTGCACAGAGCTTAAGAACTTCCAGGTGGATTACATTGATGAAAGAGGTGGATCTATCAGCATGGGGCTTAGTGCAATAGTACGAGTTTCACTTAAGGATGGGACATTTCATGAAGATATAGGATATGGGTCTATCGACAATTGCCGGACAAAAAGTGCGGCATTTGACAAGTGTAAGAAGGAAGCAGTTACAGATGGAATGAAGCGAGCACTTCGACAATTTGGTAATGCTTTAGGTAATTGTCTTTATGATAAAGATTTCCTTTCCAAGATCACCAAAGTGAAGCAGCCACCGAAGAATTTTGACGAGGAAAACTTGATGAGGGTTTctgtgaagaaagaaaagcctGATTTAAATATAGCGAGTACCAATAAACTTGGAGCTAGTAAAGACACTGCAACCATAAAGTCTTCAGCCATAACCAAACGGGTTGGCCCTACAAGATCATCTCAGGCAGCAAGTGATGATTCCTTTTTGTTCAGTGATGATTGGCCCGAAGAGCTTAGTCAGAAAGATGATTTTGCAGAAAAGCCAATTCCTGACTCTGAGCCTGAGCATGATATCAGCAATGATAACGCGGATAACAACAAGAACTCTGGACCAAGTACCATGGAAAATAACTCTACAAAGTCTTCTATACCAGCAAATGTGACATTTGTGGCTGCAAAAAGCGCTGAGAGTATATTGAAAGACCCCTCACTTCAAACCAGTCTGAAGTATGACCCAAGCAAGCAATCgcaaatatcaaaatcCACATTTATTAACCATGCCAGATCTGGGCCCGTGAAAAGGTCCACTGTTTCTGCCTTTAAAAAGAGAGATGataataaggaaaatagTGTTTTGGGAAATAGAATTACGAGACAGGCGTCATCATCCGGCAAAAGATTAGGGCTGTCATCCAACATACAACCAAGCAAAAGGATGTGTAAATAg
- a CDS encoding uncharacterized protein (SECRETED:SignalP(1-18)): MKLSKALSYAFFIISTFASDTWVSYSGPQYVAMSCKAAIENVTTYCPGSKKKKGYGCACKNKAELGSWISCAYQHTSEFDTDVESAIIQFCSKAKKVPTHSSLKKQYKNATSYIVDIDTKAQKPKTTNVPIKGALVNNLYTRYSDSYRSRWGNYRTSHYLGISFLAILAGIMVIAGIFNWLCVISPTVENKSKRGLTKKLVKYITLPATFGKKHIEAWKLGQFPDRFESILLCGIFLYSLFSCAIIGFSYHDGDPVFKKRSAGISRYYGDRTAILASYQFPLLFIFPGRNNIFQLFTRWKYSRFVTLHKWIARIVLLEMLVHAISFSVQSAGLGKTASRLASTYYRYGIVSIILLWLMGATSVFFIRRYSYQVFAFCHIVLAAVFLYAIHYHVNTLEFAPYYWTCIAIWVFDRFIRSLRVLQFGGVRNARVQLINDTTLRITVSSAFGLWRTYPGAHAFIRFLTPGTFWQTHPFTIISYLREENTIRFYCKVKQGATKRIANFVKAEKGSSRNIWITVDGPYGNQNPYHHYDKAVFISSGNGFPGSYPSVKSLMDSSSKTEIKLYWTITDYSYIDCFAEELSALKGLPFNPVVYVTHPNNCFPIIDISESVNDSSTNSENESKGSAQVRELSTSNEIKKYFDYITFIEGRMDSQQIVERELSNANGTVAFGCCAHARINDTVRAELVKHLKGSDPNFSYFEETQVW; encoded by the coding sequence ATGAAGCTCTCTAAAGCTCTAAGctatgctttttttataaTTTCTACATTCGCCTCTGATACTTGGGTCTCATATTCTGGACCTCAATATGTTGCAATGTCATGCAAAGCAGCTATCGAAAATGTTACAACATACTGTCCTGGatccaagaaaaagaaaggctATGGATGTGCCTGTAAGAATAAGGCTGAGTTAGGATCTTGGATTTCTTGTGCTTATCAACATACGTCGGAATTTGATACAGATGTTGAATCTGCTATCATACAATTTTGCAGCAAAGCTAAAAAGGTTCCAACACATTCTTCTCTTAAGAAGCAATACAAGAATGCAACAAGCTATATTGTTGACATAGATACTAAAGCACAGAAGCCGAAGACGACAAATGTACCAATTAAAGGTGCTTTAGTGAACAATCTTTACACCAGGTATTCTGATTCGTATCGCAGCAGATGGGGAAACTATAGAACGTCTCATTATTTGGGTATTTCGTTCCTTGCCATTTTAGCGGGAATAATGGTCATTGCAGGAATTTTTAATTGGCTATGTGTGATCTCTCCAACggttgaaaataaaagcaagaGAGGCCTTACGAAAAAGCTAGTTAAGTATATAACACTACCTGCAACGTTTGGAAAAAAACATATAGAGGCATGGAAATTAGGTCAGTTTCCAGATAGATTCGAGAGCATTTTACTATGTGGAATctttttgtattcactTTTCTCTTGTGCCATTATCGGTTTTAGTTATCATGATGGTGATCctgttttcaaaaagagatCTGCTGGTATTTCCAGATATTACGGTGATAGAACGGCTATTCTTGCCAGTTACCAATTCCCGttactttttatattcCCGGGtagaaataatatctttcaacttttcaccAGATGGAAGTATTCCAGGTTTGTTACTCTTCATAAATGGATTGCAAGAATTGTTCTCTTAGAAATGTTGGTTCAtgcaatttccttttctgtCCAGAGTGCCGGTTTGGGAAAGACCGCATCACGATTGGCCTCCACTTATTATAGATATGGAATTGTTTCTATAATTCTCCTCTGGTTAATGGGTGCTACTTCCGTCTTCTTTATTAGACGTTATTCCTACCAGgtatttgcattttgtCATATCGTACTTGCTGCGGTCTTTCTATATGCAATTCATTATCATGTTAATACCCTAGAATTTGCACCATATTACTGGACATGTATAGCTATCTGGGTGTTTGATAGATTTATTCGATCGCTTCGTGTTCTTCAGTTTGGTGGAGTTAGAAATGCTCGCGTGCAACTTATTAATGATACCACATTGAGAATCACTGTTTCTTCTGCCTTCGGTCTGTGGAGAACATACCCAGGAGCTCATGCATTTATTCGTTTCCTAACACCTGGAACGTTTTGGCAGACACATCCATTCACCATAATATCTTATTtgagagaagaaaataccATACGTTTCTATTGCAAAGTGAAGCAAGGAGCTACTAAAAGAATTGCCAATTTTGTTAAAGCAGAGAAAGGATCATCAAGAAATATTTGGATAACAGTGGATGGTCCATACGGAAACCAAAATCCTTATCATCACTATGATAAAGCTGTGTTTATTTCCAGTGGAAATGGATTTCCCGGCTCTTATCCTTCTGTCAAGAGTTTAATGGACTCCTCTTCAAAAACGGAGATAAAGCTGTATTGGACTATCACAGATTACAGCTATATTGATTGCTTTGCGGAAGAATTATCTGCGTTGAAGGGTCTTCCATTCAATCCAGTTGTATATGTCACTCATCCAAATAATTGCTTCCCGATTATTGATATTTCTGAATCTGTTAATGATTCTTCAACAAACTCAGAAAATGAATCCAAGGGTTCAGCGCAAGTTCGAGAATTGAGCACTTCtaatgaaatcaaaaagtaCTTTGATTATATAACATTTATCGAAGGCCGAATGGATAGCCAGCAAATTGTTGAAAGGGAGTTAAGCAATGCAAATGGCACAGTAGCATTCGGTTGCTGTGCTCATGCACGTATTAATGATACTGTGAGAGCAGAGTTGGTAAAACACCTCAAAGGCTCAGATCCAAACTTCAGTTACTTTGAAGAAACACAGGTGTGGTGA
- the NHX1 gene encoding monovalent cation:H+ antiporter, CPA1 (nhx1) (SECRETED:SignalP(1-32)), which produces MQSKFSLRIARLSNSLWVVLAILFIFVKSASAIGDEDLSPIDEAPAPEVPDLDTPDASTPDDSNPVTEEIFSSWSLFIVLFLLGSALWSSYYLQQRRIKAIHETVLSIFYGMVVGLIIRVSPGHYIQDAVKFNSNYFFNILLPPIILNSGYELNQANFFRNIGSILTFAIPGTFISAIVVGIILFLYTRLGLESINISFVDSLAVGATLSATDPVTILSIFNSYKVDPKLYTIIFGESLLNDAICIVMFETCAKFHGQQAQFSSLFQGIALFLITFTVSTFIGLAAGVLIALMLKHSHIRRYPQIESCLVLLLAYESYFFSNGCHMSGIVSLLFCGITLKHYAYYNMSRRTQVATKYTFQLLAQLSENFIFIYLGLSLFTEVELVFKPLLIIVTFVCICIARWAAVFPLSRLINWFTRTRRAKSGYNHDITSTEDEIPYNYQMMQFWAGLRGAVGVALAMGLQGDSKYALLATVLVVVVLTVILFGGTTAAMLEILNIKTGCVDENEDNDDDFDIEIPAIQRISSVTGRHHKKPSTLSSPYFDESRFSSTRSKHPSQEDFVSGSDMDSQIEIPPPSQNLASFPSRGHSVTSLHGSQDNSFTQQSKSTFGAKPTASVLNLGNLLNVEEPTKWFSSFDENVLKPVLLDNINPGDSTTHEESNGSTTNKDDVD; this is translated from the coding sequence ATGCAATCCAAATTTTCACTCAGAATTGCCCGTCTCAGCAATAGTTTGTGGGTAGTTCTTGCAATTCTGttcatttttgttaaaTCTGCATCTGCCATAGGAGATGAAGATCTAAGCCCCATAGATGAAGCTCCTGCACCAGAGGTACCAGATCTTGATACTCCAGATGCCAGCACACCAGACGATAGCAATCCAGTCACAGAAGAGATATTTTCGTCCTGGTCACTCTTCATTGTGCTGTTCTTACTTGGATCTGCACTATGGTCTTCATATTATCTACAGCAAAGGCGAATCAAGGCCATACACGAGACAGTTTTGTCCATCTTTTATGGTATGGTTGTTGGCCTTATAATACGTGTGAGTCCTGGCCATTATATACAGGATGCAGTCAAGTTCAATTCCAActatttcttcaatataTTGCTTCCTCCAATTATTTTGAACTCCGGATATGAGCTCAATCAGGCAAATTTCTTCCGAAATATAGGCTCAATCTTAACTTTTGCTATTCCTGGAACTTTCATCAGTGCAATTGTTGTTGGAATCATACTTTTTCTCTACACGAGGTTGGGTCTCGAGAGTATAAACATTTCATTTGTTGATTCTTTGGCCGTTGGAGCTACACTTTCTGCCACTGATCCAGTTACCATCctttcaattttcaacAGTTATAAAGTGGACCCAAAACTATACACGATCATCTTTGGAGAGTCGCTTCTTAATGACGCTATCTGTATTGTTATGTTTGAAACATGTGCAAAATTCCATGGTCAGCAGGCACAATTTTCGAGCTTGTTTCAAGGTATCGCATTATTCCTCATTACTTTTACCGTCAGTACATTTATTGGACTTGCTGCAGGTGTTTTAATTGCACTTATGTTGAAACACTCACATATAAGAAGGTATCCTCAGATCGAGAGTTGCCTCGTCTTACTTTTGGCATACGAGTCCTATTTCTTTTCGAATGGATGCCACATGTCTGGAATTGTgtctttgcttttttgcGGAATAACTCTCAAGCATTATGCCTATTATAATATGTCCAGGCGTACACAGGTTGCCACAAAGTACACGTTCCAACTTTTGGCTCAGCTCAGTGAaaacttcatcttcatctatTTAGGTCTATCCTTATTCACCGAGGTTGAACTTGTGTTCAAGCCACTTCTCATTATTGTGACCTTTGTCTGTATCTGTATTGCTCGTTGGGCCGCTGTTTTCCCTCTTAGTAGACTCATAAACTGGTTCACAAGAACTAGAAGGGCTAAATCTGGATATAACCACGATATTACATCCACTGAGGATGAAATCCCATATAACTATCAGATGATGCAATTTTGGGCAGGATTAAGAGGAGCTGTTGGTGTGGCTTTGGCAATGGGCCTTCAAGGAGATTCAAAATATGCTCTATTAGCCACAGTTTTAGTTGTCGTTGTGCTCACTGTTATACTCTTTGGTGGTACAACCGCTGCTAtgcttgaaatattgaatattAAGACAGGTTGTGTCGATGAAAACGAAGACAATGACGATGATTTTGATATTGAGATACCTGCGATTCAGAGAATTTCATCTGTGACTGGAAGGCACCATAAGAAACCCTCCACATTATCATCGCCATACTTTGATGAATCACGTTTCAGCTCCACTAGATCCAAGCATCCATCACAGGAAGATTTTGTTTCTGGCTCTGATATGGATTCACAAATAGAAATACCTCCACCATCACAGAATCTTGCATCTTTTCCATCGAGAGGCCATTCAGTGACTTCATTGCATGGATCACAGGACAACTCGTTTACCCAACAATCAAAAAGTACCTTTGGGGCAAAGCCTACTGCCAGTGTACTAAACCTTGGCAATCTTCTTAATGTTGAGGAACCTACCAAATGGTTCTCAAGCTTTGATGAGAATGTTCTTAAACCAGTTTTATTGGATAACATAAATCCTGGTGATAGTACAACTCACGAAGAGTCTAATGGTAGTACAACGAACAAGGATGATGTGGATTAG